A segment of the Fibrobacter sp. UWB4 genome:
GATTCTTCGAACAACGCAAGCTCTGATTCGGATGATTACAAACGCGAATTTGCAACTTCCATTTCGACTGGTGAAACGATGTTTATCGGCACGATGTCTTTGGAACACACGGATGATTTGGGCAAGGACTTTGTCGAAGTTGGTACGCGTGCAGGCGTTGTCTATTACGATAATTCCCTGTTCATCGCTGATTTGGATGTAGGTTCTATTTCCCGTTACAGCCTGGCTGAAAACAACAAGCTTGGCAAGGTGACTGCAAAGCTCTCTCTCCCGGGAACTTGGGTGAACCACATTTATTTTGTCAACGAGGAAAAGGCTTATTTGGGCGGCATGCTCGATTCCTTGATTATCATCAACCCGAAAACCATGAAGAAGACGGGTGCCATTGATCTTTCCAAGTACAAGGATAAGGACGCTCTCGTGGTGAGCCCGGGAACTGGCGTGATTGTTGACGGTCGCCTCTATGTGGGCCTCTTGCAGAACGTGAGCGATTATGCTACGGGTAACGAAGCTCAGGTCGCCATTATTGACGTCAAGAAGGATAAAGTAATTGATGTTGCGAAGGATGACCGCATTGCTGCCGTGGGTTCCTTGGATGACTCCCAGAACCAGGCGTTTACGGTGCTTGACGGTTACATCTATTGCTACAGTAATGCTTCTTGGGGCTACGCTCCGGGCCAGGTTGATGGATTCTTGCGTATCAAGGTGGGTGAAACCAAGTTCGATGAAAAGTATGTCTGGAAGGTCAGCGAAGAAGTTGGCATTAAGAACCTTACGGAAAAGGGTAACTTCAAGTATCTCTCTCCGGCAACGTATCCGTCGGAAGATGGCTATGTCTATGCTTTCTTGAACGTGATGGTCGATTTGCAGCAGACTTGGACGGACATGGATAGCTATCACAATAATACTTGCAAGCCGGTGCAGGTTGACCTTGCCAAGAAGAAGATCAAGGCTTTGCCGATTGGTTATTCTTCGAGCTGGGCTAGCTACGGCAAGTATGTTGAAGATGATGGCAACGTAATTTTTGCGGTCTCTACTGAAGAAGATGGCAATGCATACTTCCGCTATGATCCGAAGACGGATAAGGCTAAGAAAATTGCGAAGGCTGAACAGATCCCGATGTGGATTGTGCCGCTGAAGTAAGATTATGAGGCCTAACGGCTAAGCGAAAAAATCATGCGGGCGGGGCCCCAGCTCGGAGTTGCGAAGGCCGCACGGGCCCCTCCCTGCACCCTCCCCATCCTTGGCCGACGCTTTTTTCACTTTAGAAAATTTTTTGATAATGAATATCTATAAAAGAATGAGATTTGTGCTTGCTTGTGCCGCAGTTTTGACTGTGGCTGTTTTTGCGCAGGATGATGAAGTGACGCAATTCGATGATTTTGCGGATGAAAATGAAAGTCCGTCAATTAGCACGGATGCTGCAAATGTCTCGGTGAATGGTGCCGCAGCTGTGAAATCTTCTGCAAATTCGGAAGATGTCACGCGATTAGATTTGCTTTCGGTTGAGACGGAATCCGAAGCGGAACAGGCAGCCATTGCAAAACAGGTAGAAACGGTCTCTACGATTGATGCCGCTGAATTGCAAAATACGAGCAAGAGCGTTTCCAAGGCTATAAATTCTGCTTCTGGCGTGAAAGTGCGCAAGTCTGGCGGAATGGGTAGCGAAGGCAAAATCAATATTCGCGGCATGGAAGGCAAGAACATCAAGGTGCTTGTCAACGGTGTTCCTGTCGAAACGCAAGGAAATTTGGGACTTGACGATATTCCCATCGATCAAATTGCGGATGTCGAAGTTTATAAGGGCTACATTCCGGCGCGCTTTGCAACAGACGGCGCGGGCGGTGCCATTAACATCGTGACTAAGAAACGCCCTGCAAATTCGATTGACGCATCTTACAGTATTTCGAGTTTCAATACGCACAAGGCTTCTGTTGCTGCAAGCCATTTGATTGATAGCATTGCTGGCGCTGCAAGCCTTGAAATTGGCGTGTCCGGCTACTTCAACCATTCCGATAACGATTACGAATTTTCTTCTCCGTATATGAAAAGTTCTACGGGCGAAGATACGAGCGTTGTTCGCGATCATGACCATTACACTTCTTACAATGTGCAGGCTTTTGCGAACTTGATGAACGCCTGGTTTGACCAGATTTCGCTCGGTGCTAGCTTTGGTGCATTTGACAAGCAGATTCAGGGAGTTGAAAACCGCATTAAGGAATCGACATCTGAAGGTTATAATTTTGGAGCTTCGCTCGGACTGGACAAGAAGAATTTCTTTGCTGAAGATCTGAATTTCAGCGACCATTTTTCGTTTGGCTTTGCCGAAAATAAAATCGTGGATACGAGCCGAGTCCATTGCCGAAACTGGTTCAGTTGCGATACGGCGCAAAAGAACGTAGGTGAACTCGTGTCCATGGGACTCCCGAGATTGCGCACAGTAGAGATCTATGATTTCAACAACTTGCTGAATTTTGATTATCAGTTTGTTAAAGGTCAAAAGATTTACTGGAATACGCTCGTCAAGTACCACAAGGAAAATCCTGAAGACGATTACGGCTCTGAAAAGGCTCAGTTTAACACGGCGGGCCTTCCGGGAGAAGTTTTCTCGGTGACGACAGGGCTTTCTCTTGAAAATAATTTCCTTGATTCACGCCTCCAGAATCTTCTCGGTTTCAAGTTCCATTATATGAAGGCTAAAATTTCGAATATGCCGACGAGCCTTCTGATTGAACCTGCGGTGGAATCGAACGATTACCATGATTTCAGTTACGATGAAAGTTTTATGTTCAAGGTGGCAAAGCCACTTTCCATGAAGGCGTCGTATCAGCATGCTGTGCGCTTGCCGACTCCTGAAGAACTCTTTGGCGATGGCATTCGCGTTAGCGCAGCGACAAGTCTCAAGCCTGAACAGGCTGATAACTTCAACTTTGGAATTTCTGTGGATTTGCAGGAATTGCCGCTCGTGACGAGACTCCGCTTTGATGGTGATGTGTTTTATTCGTACTACAAGGATAAAATCCATTACATGAGTTCGGCACAGATGTCTACGCCTTACTTTAACATGAATCCGATTCGTGCCTGGGGCTACGAAGGTGATGTGAAGTTGGATGTCAATGAATGGGTTTTGCTCGGGACGAACTGGACTTTCCAGGACTTGCGTAACATGAAATATACGGCAAAACAGGGCGTCCCCAAGAAGGCGATTGTGCCGAATATTCCGCGATTCTTTATGAACTATCTTGCGGAATTCCATATTGGCGATTTGTTTGGCAAAGAAGACTTCTTGAAAGTCTGGTGGTCTGCAAATTATACGGATGAATATTTCTACGGCTGGAAGATTAGCTCCCGCCAGAGCCGTAAAATTAAATCCTCGTTCACGCAAGATGTAGGCGTTGAATATTCCCTTTGGGATAATAAACTGGGCTGGAGCTTTGAAGTCGATAACATCACGGATAGCGAATCGTTCGATAAGTTTGGTGAAAGTAAACCGGGTAGGAGTTTTGCAACAAAGATTCGCTACAGCTTTAAATAGAAGGAGGTTATAGGAATGTGTTTGTCTGAATTACAGGAAAATCAGAAGGGCTTGATTCAAAAGATTAACGGGGATTCCCGTTTCGTTTCTCGCGTCGTGTCGATGGGGCTTCCGCCGAGCAGCCCGTTCTTGGTATTGCAAAATGATGGGCGTTCTCCGGTTCTCGTGTATTCGCACGATACGATGATTGCGATTAACCGCAAAGAATGTATGCAGATTGACGTGGAGATGGCATGAGAACGATTGCTTTGCTGGGACAGCCGAATTCTGGCAAGTCCACTCTTTTTAATGCATTGACTGGTTCGCATCAGCATGTTGGTAACTGGCCTGGAAAAACGGTGGAAAGGGCAGAAGGCTTTTTCACGCAGGGCGAGGAGCTTTATCGCGTTGTCGATTTGCCGGGTAGCTATGGGCTTACGGCAAACTCTGCCGAAGAGGTCGTAACGCGTACTTACATTGAACATGGTTACGCGGACATTGTCTGCGTTATTGTTGATGCGTCGCAGCTGGAACGCAGCCTTTACATGCTTGCGGATTTTGCGGGCGTGAAAAGCCCGGTGATGCTTGTGCTCAACATGATGGATGTTGCCGAGCAGAAAGGTAAAAAGATTGACGTCCAGAAAATCGAAAAGCTCTTGAACATTCCGGTGCTTGGCTTTACGGCGGCGAATCTGGATGGCTATCCGAAATTCTTTGAAACGCTGAATCGTGCGATTGAAAAGAAGGCTAAGATTTCGTCGGATAAAATCCGTGAAATTGCTCTACGTGAAGGCGACAAAGCGCGTGTTGCAAATCTGAAGAAGCTTGAAGATTTGATTGCGTCTCTGAAGTTTGAAAATCGCGAAAAGTTCTGGGTAGCGTCAAAGCTCTTGGAAAATGATTCGCTTGTGCGTTCGGAAGTCGAAACGGCGGTGACACCGGAACATTGGAAAGAAATCAAGGAAATTCTGGATTCCGAAGGTTCTGATGGCGGACTTTTGACGGGCGAAGCGAAATACCGCTTTGTTTCTGAAGTTCTTCGTGATGCATCTTCGGGCGAGGAAAAGACTGTAAAGCTTTCTCGCTTTGATAAGATTGCGACGCACCGCATCTGGGGTAAGATTGTCGCGTTCTTTATTCTCGTGTTTACGCTTGCCGTGAGCATGATGATTGCGGTTCCGGTTATTGCGGGTAGCTTTGGGTTCCAGCATGTGGCAGAACCGTTTGTGGTCCAGATGTGTGAAAAGCTTGGCTGGTGGCCTTCTGTGGCGTCGTTTATCAATGGCGTTATCATTGGCGGCCTTGCTGTGACTGTCGCCATGATGAGCTTTGTCTTTGCGATTCTCGTGACGTTTGGCTTGATGGAAGATACGGGTTACTTGGCAAGATCTTCGTATGTGTTTGATTCGTGGCTTTCGAGACTCGGTTTGCATGGCAAGGCTTTTATGCCGCTATTTTCGGGGCTTGCTTGCACGGGCGGCGCTGTATGCGGTACGCGTGTTTTGGATACGCGTGGGCAGCGCTTGTTTGCGATGGTGCTTTTGTGGTCGATTCCGTGCGGTGCTAAAGTCTCTGTGGTGCTTTTCCTTGCGTCTGTTTTCTTTGGCTCTGCGGCTCCGCTGTTTGGCGTTGTCTATGTGGCGATGATTTTTGCGTCGTTCTGGCTCTCGTCTAGACTTTTCGGAAATAAGCTGATGCCTGTGAACGAACGCGTGGGCATGATTATGGAACTCCCGCCGTACCATAAGCCGCATTGGAAGATTTTGTTCAAGACGGTTGCTCGCAATGTCTGGGCCGTTTTCAAGAAAGCGATTGTCGTGATTTGGGTTGTGTCGCTCTTGTTCTGGCTTGTTTCGTATTCGAAAGACGGCGTTGTGGAACATAGCGTCCTTTACACGATTGGAAATGCGATTGAACCGTTTACGCAGATTTTCGGCATGCGTTGGCAACTGTTTATCTCATATTTGGGCGGTATCTTTAGCAAGGAGGCGTCGCTTGGCGTGATGAGCGTTGTTTTCGCTAGCACAAGTGATGCGTTCTCTCTTGTTGCCCGAAATGAGGCGGGTGCAAATCTTGCCGAAATGATGCGGGCTGTGGTCTCGATCCCGGAAGCTCTCGCGTTTATTTTTGCATCGATGTTCAATATTCCTTGCGTACTTGCGATGGGAACAACGTATCGCGAAACGCATTCCCTCAAGTGGATGCTTGCGATTGCGGGTTACTATTTTGCGATTTCGCTGGGCTTGGCGTTTATAGTTTACCACATTGCATTGTGGGTGCTTTAAGGCTTCTTCGAAAAACCCAGACTACAATAGAAGCGGGTATGGCGTGCCGAACGGTGCGCCATACTTGTTTTTATGTCTCGTCATTCTGAGCCAAAGAGTTGGGCGATTAGCCCAATCCAGTGCAGAACTTAACTGGATCCTTCATGCTACGCATTCAGGATGACGAGAGCGAAAAGTTATCCTTGTCTAATTGGATTGTTTTAAAACTCTTTAGAGTAGAAGAATTGTAGGTGCTTAATTTATTTTTACTCGTCCATGTTGGAATTGGGACTTTCGAAAATGAAAAAGAAAATTGCGTTTTCTGTTGCGTTGTGTTCTGCTTGTGCAATTGCACAGACTGATGAAGTTACAAGCTATGACGATGCGTTCTTTGATGAACCCGCAGCAGTTAGTGAAAATCCTGCTCCTGCTGCTTCGAATTCTAAAAGCACTGCAAAACCCTCGGATATTACGGTTCTTGACGGCTTGTCTGTTGAAGATGAAAGTGAAGCGGAAACATCTCCAGTTGATACAAAGACGAAAGCTGAATCCGTCAAGGTCTTGGATACAAAGGAACTGCATGGTT
Coding sequences within it:
- a CDS encoding TonB-dependent receptor encodes the protein MNIYKRMRFVLACAAVLTVAVFAQDDEVTQFDDFADENESPSISTDAANVSVNGAAAVKSSANSEDVTRLDLLSVETESEAEQAAIAKQVETVSTIDAAELQNTSKSVSKAINSASGVKVRKSGGMGSEGKINIRGMEGKNIKVLVNGVPVETQGNLGLDDIPIDQIADVEVYKGYIPARFATDGAGGAINIVTKKRPANSIDASYSISSFNTHKASVAASHLIDSIAGAASLEIGVSGYFNHSDNDYEFSSPYMKSSTGEDTSVVRDHDHYTSYNVQAFANLMNAWFDQISLGASFGAFDKQIQGVENRIKESTSEGYNFGASLGLDKKNFFAEDLNFSDHFSFGFAENKIVDTSRVHCRNWFSCDTAQKNVGELVSMGLPRLRTVEIYDFNNLLNFDYQFVKGQKIYWNTLVKYHKENPEDDYGSEKAQFNTAGLPGEVFSVTTGLSLENNFLDSRLQNLLGFKFHYMKAKISNMPTSLLIEPAVESNDYHDFSYDESFMFKVAKPLSMKASYQHAVRLPTPEELFGDGIRVSAATSLKPEQADNFNFGISVDLQELPLVTRLRFDGDVFYSYYKDKIHYMSSAQMSTPYFNMNPIRAWGYEGDVKLDVNEWVLLGTNWTFQDLRNMKYTAKQGVPKKAIVPNIPRFFMNYLAEFHIGDLFGKEDFLKVWWSANYTDEYFYGWKISSRQSRKIKSSFTQDVGVEYSLWDNKLGWSFEVDNITDSESFDKFGESKPGRSFATKIRYSFK
- a CDS encoding FeoA family protein, with the translated sequence MCLSELQENQKGLIQKINGDSRFVSRVVSMGLPPSSPFLVLQNDGRSPVLVYSHDTMIAINRKECMQIDVEMA
- the feoB gene encoding ferrous iron transport protein B, producing MRTIALLGQPNSGKSTLFNALTGSHQHVGNWPGKTVERAEGFFTQGEELYRVVDLPGSYGLTANSAEEVVTRTYIEHGYADIVCVIVDASQLERSLYMLADFAGVKSPVMLVLNMMDVAEQKGKKIDVQKIEKLLNIPVLGFTAANLDGYPKFFETLNRAIEKKAKISSDKIREIALREGDKARVANLKKLEDLIASLKFENREKFWVASKLLENDSLVRSEVETAVTPEHWKEIKEILDSEGSDGGLLTGEAKYRFVSEVLRDASSGEEKTVKLSRFDKIATHRIWGKIVAFFILVFTLAVSMMIAVPVIAGSFGFQHVAEPFVVQMCEKLGWWPSVASFINGVIIGGLAVTVAMMSFVFAILVTFGLMEDTGYLARSSYVFDSWLSRLGLHGKAFMPLFSGLACTGGAVCGTRVLDTRGQRLFAMVLLWSIPCGAKVSVVLFLASVFFGSAAPLFGVVYVAMIFASFWLSSRLFGNKLMPVNERVGMIMELPPYHKPHWKILFKTVARNVWAVFKKAIVVIWVVSLLFWLVSYSKDGVVEHSVLYTIGNAIEPFTQIFGMRWQLFISYLGGIFSKEASLGVMSVVFASTSDAFSLVARNEAGANLAEMMRAVVSIPEALAFIFASMFNIPCVLAMGTTYRETHSLKWMLAIAGYYFAISLGLAFIVYHIALWVL